The following coding sequences lie in one Lolium perenne isolate Kyuss_39 chromosome 2, Kyuss_2.0, whole genome shotgun sequence genomic window:
- the LOC127330877 gene encoding lipid phosphate phosphatase delta-like: MDMETAAAAGGVGLTAWQAAALSGVAGWVWAASYFDLTRRTRALVQPWVTRRVHAETPSILRLQRMQHKLLDNFFSVLSCVVSVPFYTGFLPLLFWSGHGKLARQMTLLMAFSDHHRPLRKVASQTYLSVPLRVYTGIDRNAALPCSQVRLSPLFRSFATATTQGWCQHAPAR; the protein is encoded by the exons ATGGACATGGAGACGGCCGCGGCGGCCGGTGGCGTCGGGCTGACTGCGTGGCAGGCGGCGGCGCTGTCGGGCGTGGCGGGCTGGGTGTGGGCTGCCTCCTACTTCGACCTCACCCGCCGGACGCGAGCGCTGGTGCAGCCCTGGGTCACCCGCCGCGTCCACGCCGAGACGCCCTCCATCCTCAGGTTGCAG AGGATGCAGCACAAGTTGCTAGACAATTTCTTCTCTGTGCTGTCATGCGTTGTCTCTGTCCCTTTCTACACAGGATTCCTGCCCCTCCTCTTCTGG AGTGGACACGGCAAGTTGGCTAGGCAGATGACCCTCCTCATGGCGTTCTCTGATCACCACCGCCCACTGCGAAAGGTGGCTTCCCAGACTTACCTTTCTGTACCGCTACGGGTTTACACGGGCATAGATCGAAATGCAGCACTTCCATGTAGTCAGGTCAGGCTGTCACCACTGTTCAGAAGCTTCGCTACTGCTACTACACAAGGATGGTGCCAACATGCCCCAGCCCGCTAG